CTCGATTAGAAGAGCCACCAGCACATCTGGCGGGATAGTGGCTGCTACTAAATGCTGACAGGTCACTCAAATACCTTGAAGTTCATTCAAAAGCGGGTTTAAAGCATGACACCTGTAAGTAAGTGTAAACTGAAGGGTAACCTAAAATGCTACTTTCCCAGTCCTTCAGATACACATTTAAATACAAAAGACATATTATTTACGTATATATACGTATTCCCACAGTAAGGTTTCAGAAATACCAAAAGTCAATCTCAATACCCAGCTGGTATTTAATACTGTTTTGAAGTTaattatattaagtatataatttaatgTCATTAACCAATATCCAGAACCAATTGACTATAtgtaattaacaaaattgatttcAACTAAAATAGCCTCTTCCGTATGCCACCTTCTAAGAATAGGACATATAAAATGAGCTCTCACACACcaagtaaaaatgaattttctataGCAAAGGAgtatgtggggcgcctgggtggctcagtccctaagtgtctgccttcagctcaggtcatgatctcagggtcctgggatcaagccccaccccacgtgggctctctgctcagcttgcttccctctccttctgtgctttctctctctctcaaataaataaaatcttaaaaaaaaaagaaaagaaaaagaaaaaaggagtatGTGACTATCATAGCACTGTCTAAATTCAAGCCAGTTTAACCTATAAATACTACTTGTTCCCCCCAAAAAGTGCTAAATTGAGTCAAatggtttgttttctttactttaaaaaacattcaaaaatatgGTAGccttattcaataaaaattaaccctttatcaagcaaagacaaaaaatatttatttactgtattCTTATGGAAATTTAACGTAGAAATAGTTGATTCAGATATAGTTCACACTACCTTCTTTGTTTGCTTATAGAGCTAAGTTGTAAGTACTCAGTAGACAATGAAATATACTTGTCAAATTGACTGCATGAAACTggtataatttttatgtttaggAGGAAGGGCTTTGAAGTAAGAACTACTCAAACTCCATCTCAGTCCCACAACGCACGGATGTTAGGTAACCTTTTCAAATCATAGCTTCCTAACAGGAGTGGCAGGGAACCAAGGTCAAGGAACGTTATGAGAAGTAAATAagtaatgtatgtaaaatacatCACAAAATTAGGTCACGgtaaatgttctttttattacACATTCTGCATTTTGAAAAGAATCAACTATTTTTCTATGCTTACAGGGGAAATATTTAACACCAAcacttatttataatatataacacCGTCTGTGGCAAAGGACATGTATTGTACTTGTATTATCTAAGATGccaataaaaaatgttaatgtcaCGGGGAAATGTCATTAAGTATAATAAatgtgcaaaacaaaacaaagaccgCATACAAACCATTTGCATAGTAAACCATTTGTATAGCGCATAGgaaaaagactggaagaaaataaaataagattttatcaGCAGTTActgttggtgatttttttttaattttcttttaaaaaattcttaaaaatgcacATATTACTTTCATAATCAAACAAGAGCTACTTTCAAATGACAGGCTGAGAGTCATTTCCAGATTTTTTAACTAATGCCGGTTAATACCTCGTGACAGTAAAATAGATAATAATAGATGCTTATTTTCGtgcagattatttttcttttttccaggggATTCTTTTAAACTGaggcgtacacacacacacacactgtgagTTCTGGCAATCTgagctacaaaagaaaaagaattttgccAATAAAACTTATATCATTTAGTCTGTTGGCTTCACAATCTGAGTGACCGATAAGAAGCTGTAGGGAGTAGCAGAGAAAGCTGACGTCATGACCCTACAGAAAAAGATcaagtctggggcacctgggtggctcggttggttaagcatcagacttttgatttccgctcgggtcatgatgtcagggtcttgAGGTCAAGCCTGGTGTGGGGCCCTGAGCTCAGCGTGGAATCCcctggagattccctctctccctttccctctgcccctccctgcccttcacGTAAAtagataaaccttaaaaaaaaaatcaacttcagaGACAGTACTATGCGAGATACAAAAGCTTAATGCCCTTAAACAGGAGCCGATGCCGTAGCACCGCCTCCAGACTTCTTGCACTCCAAggtttttgtcattttctgtccGCTTTATTATTTCACCTACTTGCATGAAATCAGGATGTTGGTGTTTAAAAAGTTATCCGCTCCTTTTGCTTCTTCTCCACTGACTCAGAAGTCATTCAGTCATGTGATTGCAAAAGAAATTTTCACattatacttataaaaataactaGTAACTCTTTAGGAGGAAAAGAACCATCCTTTTAAAAAACGATTAATAAAATTCTTTTCCATACAATGTTTGGTGGTAAAAGTAGAACCCACGTTTAGACCAGAAAACAATCTAAAACTCTAAACGTATGCATCTAAATAGAGggactttttaaagatgttttttagAAAGCTTTGGCTACACAGGCCTCCTCACATAGGACTGAAGgactatttgaatattttcaactCAACTAGCTACTTCAACCCAACACAAATAACCCAAAATAGATTTGAAAGAGTAGTTATGAAAATCCATGCAAATGAGAATTCATAACTCTGTTCAGTAATCGCATTAATTCCTAGTTCCGGCACTCTCACATACCACGACAAAAAGTATGCATaccaaacaaagaaaatcaaatgcaCCTTCGAGAAATGTATACTTTCACACCAAATATTACTCAACCAACATATGGAATACAAAACAGAAGCACTTTAAGAGCTTAAATATCGGCGTAAGCACACTGATGATGAGGACAAAGGACCTAACTCTGAGTAGTCCGCATGGCACATACCAAACCTATAACCATTTATTGTCCACGTAGTACAAAATACCAACGTAAAATATCTTGTATTCCAGATGTAGCTGAAAATAGCCACAAGCACATCTAgcagacacccccccccaaaaaaaaatacagaaagcacAAAAACCACTCCGCTTTCTTTCAAGAAAGGACAATCTTCAGTGTTAAAGGGGGTAATACCCTTTAAAGAATGGTAATACCATTGGTATAGGCTGCGGAGCCTAAAGGACTAGGTGAAATAATGAGTCAACTCTGAGAATAGATAAAAGCGTCCATCTAGCCAAATGAAGTTGGTATTTAATGTTTAATAGCCTGTATATAACCTTGAGCATCGGAACCCAATGACTTGGGTACAAGCACTTAAGGAGATCATGAATCTCGCTCAGTGTTTGTCAGAAAATATTACCAAACTTTCAAGTTCTGGTAGAAAGCATTAAAACATTTCTTGGCCCTGAATCAGAAGAGAGTTCTGTTGGAGTCGAGCCAAAAAACCTAACTGTAGTTATGACTGGCAAACCCAGGTGGCTTGAACTTGGCCTGGAAAATCCAAGTTCTAAGGACGAACTTGTTATTAACCCGGTCGTGTCAAACCTTTGAGACTTTATTCTGCTATCATTTAATTGCAAAACCATTTCCTGGTTAACTTTAATTAACTAAGTCAACTATACTtagagttaaaatttaaaattgacaAGAATAATACACTCTGTGTGATATGACTCTTCACCGCAACCTCTAACATTTGTTAAGCCTTTACCACATGTCAAGCGCTGGTCTAAGCACTCTACATGTATTCTCAAATCCTCTAACACTGGTACTATAACAACCCCCACTATACAGGTAGGGGAATGGAGACGTAgaagaagtaaataatttaacCCGGATCACATAATTGGTAAATTGGCATTGTCTGGGATTACTGAACCATTCGCCGCTGTCTTCCCCTCTGTATAGAAACTCAGGGGccaagggggagagggagtgaggagcTACAATCGATGGAGCTAAAATTGATGGCCCAGTGTGTAAACTACAATTCTACAGTTTTCAGAGCAGCTTCATGCTGCTAATTTCACACACagcctgaattttaaaaagtgttaaaatgAGTGATACATGTcatacactaaaataaatattggttgaaaaAACTGTgtcaaaggggaaataaaaaataagaagatcCCTTTCTGCCTTTTAAAACACGGCACACAGGTTCAcccaataattttgtttttatgagtaacactgatgtttttttgtttttttttacatagagaCTGCTAAACAAAATTATTATACTCCATATACTTATTACCTAAGCTGAAGggaatggaaatataaaaaattttacgGTGTACGCTCATTCACCAATATTAAAAGAAATCctgtgcaaaaaaaaatctatgaaaatatgCTACAAtctacacaaaacaaaaaaataagtgcaTATGCAATAGGATTCAAGATAAATTTCACACCACAAATTGGTTTGTTTTATATTGCATTTGACTAGTCGATGACTAGAATACACTTCATAACATTATTTAATCTGGGAATGTGTATCCCCCCCCCTCACATAGAATAATCAGTGAGGAAGTCTATGGGGTGCTTAGATTCCTAGGACTTTTATGAATGAAGCTCACAACTCGTTAGTTATGTGACCACTCTGCACATAGTTACTTGTAATaggaatattttgttttgtttgacacTTCCTCTGGCTCCCGAAGTTAAATATCCTAAATTCCAAATATCTCAGATTACCTAATTAGTTAAATTGCATGAGTTTCCCACTGCAACAAACTTTTTTAAAGGGATGTTTTCATAATCTGGAGACAACCTATGGTCTCTGCATAAAGCAATGAACGTGTTCAAGTCCACAACTCTCCAGGGGACAAAAAGAGGCCAACACTTGTGAAAGATCCCAAAATGCAAGAATCTTAACCACTGAGCACTGATGCTCGTATCTTTTCTAACAAAAACCCTCTAGCCGTAAGAGAGTCAAAAGTTCATCTCATCCTAAGATGCCTGGAAAAATATCCACGTTGGAATGACATAAATGCTTAAGAGCCATAATGTTAATAAGGGTTCTACTCTTGACAAAGGATAAAATGTAACCTGGGACGCTAAAGATAACATGTCTTAATTCCTTAATATACATAGAAAAGATCCCAACTTGACATAAGCAATAAACTATCACCTTCCTTTAGGCAACTTCTCCAGCAAACTTTACACTGTGCAACAAATAATACTTTGATATAAGGAGGACAAGCGTGTCCTTCTTTACGACTTCCATGGGCACTTTCTCCGCGCCTCTGGGAAATGGTTTTCACAGGAAATCCAGCTCTATTAAACAGGACCCATCCAACAGTCAGGCCCAGTGTGTGGGGGCTTTGTCATCCTACCTCCCAGATTACTAGGATATACCAATGCGCACCTTCCAATATCAAGCTTGCACCtgtgcataaataaatagatagatgacagatatagatgatagatgatgatagattgatgatgatagatgattgatagatgatgatagatagatagatgatagatagatagatggtagatgatgatagataaaaagtcctttccacttctccaaTTACATAAAATGCAACAGTAAACAGTCCAGTTTCCAAACGGAGTGATTTCCCAAAAGAAACAGCACCAACGAAGGCTGGTCTCTATCCCAGGCTGTCAAGGAGACTCCCTAAGTCGACAAGCGAGTTGCCCATGCTGTTCCATCCCGGCGGGCTCTTCCCTTGTCCTAACAGCCCCCTGGTGGTGGCCTCCCCGCATCCTCCAAGCGTCGCCGACTGCCAccgcccccccaggccccagcccccagcccctgggataCCGGGCGTGTCCCTGATCCCGGGGAGCCCCTGCACACAGCGCCGCGCCAAACGCTTCCCAAAGCCTCACGCTCATTCTCCGGTTTCGGAAGCTCACGGCccgtccccccccgccccccgcgccccgggaaAGTGGGCTCGGTCCCCCTTTTGCACCTGAGGTACCCCGGAGGGGAGCACAACCGCACAGCCGCGCGCGCACGCGCCCGTCCCTAACCTGCACCCGCGCGGCTGAAGGCACCTGCGCTCCCGGTCCCTCCGCCGCGGTGCGGGGCCGCCCGGGGAGCGCACCTGGGTCCCGCCCGCCGCTGCCCGCCCGGGCCTGGGGCGCTCGGGAGCACCTGCCGCGGTGACCCCCGCGCCAGCCCCGCACCGCCTGCAGACAGCCCGGGGGAGCCCCACCGAGCCCCCCgcggctccccccgccccaatcCAGCCCAAGCCCACAGAAGAGGACGCGAGCCCAGCGCCGCGCTCCCGTCTCCCCCGCGGGGGCAAAGCCAAGAACTTCAGGAAGGGACCGGCTGGGGAGGGCACGCTCCCGAcccccgacccccgacccccgacccccacccGCGGACCACGGGGACCCGAGGCAGTTCCCAGGGCGCGAGCCCGTCCGTCCAACGCGTGAGCTGCGTGACCAACCGTACAGGGAAAGCCCCTCGCCCCGGAGtaagcaacccccccccccccgggacacctgccccaTCAGGGCTCCAGCCAGGGCTCTAAGCCCCTCATCCCCGGTAGCGACCCAGCCCCTGCCCGGGACACCTGCCCTTTCGGGACACCTGCCCGGGCCCTGAGCGCCCCCCCGCCGCCCAGTACCCctgcccgggggtggggggccgagCCGCCgcaggtgggaggagcagggaacTCACGGAAAAAGATGTACTCGGTGTAGCTGCTCCAGACCTTGTCGTCGCGGTACtggctggcggcggcggcgctgccCGAGGAGTTGCACGCCACCATGTGGAAGCCGGCCTCGGACAGGCGGTCGAACGCCTGCTCCAGGTGGGTGAACTTGAGGTAGAAGCGGGACGTGTACTTCTCGGGCGGCCGGTCGGGGTCGCGGCTCTCGTTGAGCGTGTCCCCGAAGACCTCCTTGGCCAGCGCGATGCGCCCGCACACCAGGATGCGCGCCACGCGCCGGAACCGGGCGTCGGCCTGGAGCTCCCGCGCGGCGGCGGAGGAGCCGCGGTAGCCGAGCGTCAGGAAGCCCGAGCGccggccccccgccgcccccgcccccgcccccgccgggcccgggcccccgcccccgccccccgagggcgcccccgccgcccctcgCTGCAGGAGCGCGTCGCCGCTGCCCTGGGAGCCGCTGTCCTCCAGGTCGCTCTGGCAGCCCTCGTCGTGGAGCGAGCCCCGCCTGGTGACCTTGGGCGCCAGCAGCTTGACCAGGTCGGCCAGCTGGAAGTACTCGGCCTCGCGCAGCAGCCGCTCCTTCTCGGGGAAGTGCTCGGGCAGCGCCAGCTGCTTGTCGCGCAGGTAGTCCAGCACGTACCTGAACAGGAAGCCGTCGCGGTCGATGAAGAAGCGCGCGCGGCTGTCCCGGGGCAGCTCGGCCCTCCGGCGGGCGCCGGCCCGGGGGCTGGCGGGCGCGAACATGCAGGCCAGCGTGCTGTCCGGGACGCTGAGCAGCGTCGAGTGCTTGGTCACGTACACCTGGCCGCCCACGTTCAGCTCCACCACCTCGGGGAAGGGCGACGGCgcgcggggccccggggcggcgggcgccGCCAGCATCTCGCTGATGGGCAGcaccgcgccgccgccgccgccgccgccgccctcgccCGGGTCCTGGAGGGCCATGCGCCGCCGCTGCCCCCGCCGGCCGGCGCCTcccgctccccggccccgcgcgtCGGGGCTCGCTCGGGCCGCGGCGTCCGCGCTCAGGgctcggggcggcggcggcggcggcggcgccggcgCTCGGGCTCCATCGGGGGAGCGGCGCGCGGGCGGAGGCGGAGGAGgcgcaggaggagcaggagcaggaggcaggagcaggagcaggagctggagctggagcaggagcaggagcaggagcaggagctggggctgCAGCGGCCGCTGCTCCCGGGCGACGGCGGGAAAGTGCGAGAGGCTCGTGGGCGGCCGCgcggctccccgcggggagggcggggggaggggccgcAGCGCAGCCCGGGCGCGGACGGAgacgctccccgctccccgcacCCGGGAGGCGGCGCTGACGTCAACTCGGGACCGGGCCCCGAGCCACAGCTGTCACTTAAAGGGATACGCGCCGGCCGCCGGGCACGGGGCTCCCGCTAGGGGACGGGGACTGCGGGGAGCCCCCCTGCGCGCGGGAGTGTGGGCCGCGCGGCTCCCGCACCCGCTCCCTCCGCGCGCTTCGGTCCAGCCGTCGtcctcctgctcttcctcctccttcgcCCTTGCTCGTCCGGAGACCGGAGTTTGGCCGCGGAGGGattgggggggcggggcggggcggggagcgtcGGAGACCCCTGCGCGCCGGGGTGCGCACGGCGCGGCTCCCGCATCCGCTCCCTCCGCGCATCGGTCCATCcgtcctccttctcctcctcctcatccccctcCTTCACCTTTGCTCGACCGGAGAGAGCAGTTTGGCcccggagggaggagggggggcgTCGGAGACCCCCTGCGCGCCGGGGTGAGGACGGCGCGGCCCCCGCCTCCGCTCCATCCGCGCACGCATCCGTCCAGCCGTCCATCCAGccgtcttcctcctcctcctccctcgccTTTGCTCTCCCGGAGACAGGAGTTTGGCCGCGGagggattggggggggggtgcggggagcgTCGGGGAGCCCCCTGCGCGCCGGGGTGGTTCCCGCGTCCGCGCCGTCCGCGCGGGCATCCGTCCAtccgtcctcctcctccctcgCCCTTGCCTTGGCCGCGGAGGGATTAGGGGGGTCGGGGGCGTCGGGGCCCCAGGGCTCTCCGGTCCAAGACTCCGCGCATCTCCGCCGCGCTTCCCGCACCTGGCGGGGTGAGGGGCCCCTGCGGGCCTCGATGGTCCCGGCCGCACCTGCAGCGAGGGGCGCCGCGTGTAGCCGACGATGTCCGTCCGCAACACTAATAAGGGGCTGCGTGTAatgtcactgttttcttttttatcttttcattttttgattcattgcaaatgctttaaaaaatgtttacggAGGAAAAGGGGTAACTGAAGTCCGCGTCCCGCTCCTACCTCCCAGCGCAGACCGGTGAGCGCCCTGCGCTGACCTCTCCCCGTCTCCCTTTCACTCCGCAGGGCAGGGCGAGAGGAGTGGCTTGTGCCATCAGCCTTGGAACCGCGACGGTTCGACCGGGATGGGAGCTCACCGGAATCCCCACCTGTAC
The nucleotide sequence above comes from Canis lupus baileyi chromosome 14, mCanLup2.hap1, whole genome shotgun sequence. Encoded proteins:
- the KCTD8 gene encoding BTB/POZ domain-containing protein KCTD8, translated to MALQDPGEGGGGGGGGAVLPISEMLAAPAAPGPRAPSPFPEVVELNVGGQVYVTKHSTLLSVPDSTLACMFAPASPRAGARRRAELPRDSRARFFIDRDGFLFRYVLDYLRDKQLALPEHFPEKERLLREAEYFQLADLVKLLAPKVTRRGSLHDEGCQSDLEDSGSQGSGDALLQRGAAGAPSGGGGGGPGPAGAGAGAAGGRRSGFLTLGYRGSSAAARELQADARFRRVARILVCGRIALAKEVFGDTLNESRDPDRPPEKYTSRFYLKFTHLEQAFDRLSEAGFHMVACNSSGSAAAASQYRDDKVWSSYTEYIFFRPPQKIVSPKQEHEDRKHDKVTDKGSESGTSCNELSTSSCDSHSEASTPQDNPPSAQQATAHQPNTLTLDRPSKKAPVQWMPPPDKRRNSELFQTLISKSRETNLSKKKVCEKLSVEEEMKKCIQDFKKIHIPDYFPERKRQWQSELLQKYGL
- the LOC140603538 gene encoding uncharacterized protein; protein product: MRRRCPRRPAPPAPRPRASGLARAAASALRARGGGGGGGAGARAPSGERGRCSRATAGKCERLVGGRAAPRGEGGGRGRSAARARTETLPAPRTREAALTSTRDRAPSHSCHLKGYAPAAGHGAPARGRGLRGAPLRAGVWAARLPHPLPPRASVQPSSSCSSSSFALARPETGVWPRRDWGGGAGRGASETPARRGAHGAAPASAPSAHRSIRPPSPPPHPPPSPLLDRREQFGPGGRRGGVGDPLRAGGRARGVACAISLGTATVRPGWELTGIPTCTCVRSTGAVCRSKVAGGEGSGERRLRGLLGESGTPELG